A single window of Liolophura sinensis isolate JHLJ2023 chromosome 6, CUHK_Ljap_v2, whole genome shotgun sequence DNA harbors:
- the LOC135466799 gene encoding calcineurin B homologous protein 1-like, which translates to MGNRAGSIQLQEDEIREIQEETGFSHNQIVRLYSRFTSLDKENNGSLSREDFLRIPELAINPLGDRIVHAFFNEGTDDSVNFRQFLRVLGRFRPLKAAQEKNKLNTREEKLKFAFKMYDLDGDDKISRDELLAVLHMMVGANISEEQLGSIADRTITEADKDGDQHISFEEFVSAMERVDVEQKMSIRFLH; encoded by the exons ATGGGTAATCGGGCCGGATCAATTCAACTCCAAGAGGACGAAATCCGGGAAATTCAAGAAGAAACAGGAT tttcacaCAATCAGATTGTACGACTGTACAGTAGATTTACAAGCTTGGATAAGGAAAACAATGGATCACTGAG TCGTGAGGACTTCCTGCGCATACCTGAGCTAGCCATTAATCCACTTGGGGACAGAATTGTACACGCCTTTTTCAATGAGGG AACGGATGATTCTGTGAATTTCCGCCAGTTTTTGAGAGTCTTAGGAAGGTTTCGACCTCTGAAAGCTGCACAGGAAAAGAACAAACTGAACACAAGAGAAGAGAAACTGAAGT TTGCCTTTAAGATGTATGACTTGGATGGTGATGATAAGATCTCACGTGATGAGCTACTGGCTGTGCTGCACATGATGGTAGGAGCAAACATCTCAGAGGAACAGTTAGGGAGTATCGCTGACAGAACCATCACTGAGGCAGACAAAGATGGAGATCAGCACATCTCATTTGAAGAGTTTGTGTCG GCCATGGAACGTGTTGATGTTGAACAGAAAATGAGCATCCGATTCCTCCACTAG